The Pyrenophora tritici-repentis strain M4 chromosome 3, whole genome shotgun sequence genome has a window encoding:
- a CDS encoding ATM1, ABC-type transport system involved in Fe-S cluster assembly, permease and ATPase component, with amino-acid sequence MAAPLRQAHMTVQDDGQRWSYAGPVRDTIAVLQYAYPILMLVFFLAAFTTRSIAASKTNSNIAKPTTTGPGGKPLPATDPTRNFVKRTAHDDVTQTQKRLFEWVSLATAFTFVGNSVITVAHALVEKQEHWWAGKAVVIYLVGSFFVYCLFLISLLDSKPSPTEAHLATWTLGTVLEIVLVALSFAIYTHPHKEPTVGEPPKRLRFGMTDWEAAEVAMDLLRILLLLALIVFYVLFVIVPRRKFQQERGSPGESTSLLGGADQNGHAENGHANGSYGAINGAGGKHQPSEGAAPPAWSRPTGAPARSWWEYIKGYHVFFPYLWPSKDRKLQLVVVACFMLVLAQRVVNVLVPDLTGEIVNRLKDPEKGNPWTAIMVYIAFRFLQGSNGLLGATRSALWIPVSQYSYRELSVAAFEHVHSLSLDFHLGKKTGEVLSALGKGSSINTFLEQVTFSVVPMLIDLAVAIGYFLVRFDAYYALVIAIVTFWYIYLTIRMAQWRAEIRREMVNADREEDAVKNDSMVSYETVKYFNAEAYEFNRYREAVKKYQNAEYKVMISLNIMNITQNMVFMIGLLVTCFIAAYQVATGELEVGKFVTLITYMGQLQSPLNFFGTFYRMIQSAMINSERMLELFKEQPTVVDKEDAQPLPTCEGNLRFQDVHFAYDQRKPALTGLDFHCEPGTTTAFVGESGGGKSTVFRLLYRFYNTMSGSIQVDGHDVEDLTIDSVRGHIGVVPQDTVLFNETLMYNLKYANPEATDEQVHEACRAASIHDKIMTFPDKYETKVGDRGLRLSGGEKQRVAIARTILKNPRIIMLDEATAALDTETEQHIQEAFTTLAKGRTMLIIAHRLSTITHADQILVLHKGRVQERGTHEELLDRNGHYAAMWKKQIRAQRAAEQAQYLKDKADRLRRESKDGTINLEDGSSSHSSSDDENAKKNRPGGLNGSHHEQSSGKPHGHP; translated from the exons ATGGCCGCACCGCTGCGCCAGGCCCACATGACTGTCCAAGACGACGGCCAAAGATGGTCCTATGCTGGCCCTGTTCGCGACACCATCGCCGTTCTGCAATATGCCTACCCGATCCTTATGctcgtcttcttcctcgCCGCCTTCACAACACGCAGCATTGCCGCTTCCAAAACTAATTCTAATATCGCCAAACCTACTACAACTGGTCCTGGAGGGAAGCCGCTGCCTGCAACCGACCCGACCCGCAACTTTGTCAAGAGGACAGCCCACGACGATGTCACCCAGACCCAGAAGCGCTTATTCGAGTGGGTGTCGCTGGCGACTGCCTTTACCTTTGTTGGCAACTCTGTCATCACTGTCGCGCATGCCCTGGTCGAGAAGCAGGAGCACTGGTGGGCGGGCAAAGCCGTTGTG ATCTATCTCGTTGGCTCCTTCTTCGTCTACTGTCTATTTCTCATCTCCCTCCTCGACTCGAAGCCCTCGCCAACCGAGGCCCATCTGGCAACATGGACTCTGGGCACTGTGCTAGAGATAGTTCTAGTCGCCCTTTCCTTTGCCATCTACACGCACCCTCATAAGGAGCCGACCGTCGGAGAACCCCCCAAGCGTCTGCGTTTCGGAATGACCGACTGGGAGGCGGCCGAGGTGGCCATGGACCTGCTCCGCATCCTGCTCCTACTCGCCCTCATCGTATTCTACGTACTTTTTGTCATTGTGCCTCGGCGTAAATTCCAGCAAGAGAGAGGAAGTCCGGGCGAAAGCACGTCTCTCTTGGGTGGCGCTGACCAAAACGGTCACGCGGAAAATGGTCATGCGAACGGTTCCTACGGCGCTATTAATGGAGCTGGTGGCAAACATCAGCCGTCTGAGGGTGCTGCACCGCCCGCCTGGAGCAGGCCCACTGGCGCACCCGCGCGCAGCTGGTGGGAATACATCAAGGGCTACCATGTCTTCTTCCCCTATCTCTGGCCTTCCAAGGATCGCAAGTTGCAGCTAGTCGTGGTCGCATGCTTTATGCTCGTGCTCGCGCAGCGCGTCGTCAACGTCCTAGTACCTGATCTGACGGGTGAAATCGTCAATCGCCTCAAGGACCCCGAGAAGGGCAACCCGTGGACCGCCATCATGGTCTACATTGCTTTCCGCTTCTTGCAGGGTAGCAACGGACTTCTCGGTGCGACGCGATCGGCGCTCTGGATTCCCGTTTCCCAATACTCTTATCGCGAACTTTCCGTCGCGGCATTCGAGCACGTGCACAGTCTTAGTTTGGATTTTCATCTGGGCAAGAAGACAGGCGAGGTCCTGTCTGCGCTAGGAAAGGGTAGCTCTATTAACACATTCCTCGAGCAAGTGACCTTCTCAGTGGTCCCTATGCTGATTGATTTGGCTGTCGCCATCGGCTACTTTCTCGTCAGATTCGATGCATACTACGCGCTTGTCATTGCCATTGTCACTTTCTGGTACATCTACCTGACGATTCGCATGGCGCAATGGCGTGCTGAGATTCGACGAGAGATGGTCAATGCCGACAGAGAAGAAGACGCAGTGAA AAATGATTCCATGGTATCCTATGAAACGGTCAAGTATTTCAATGCTGAAGCGTACGAGTTCAATCGCTACCGTGAGGCTGTCAAGAAGTATCAAAACGCCGAGTACAAGGTCATGATATCGTTGAACATCATGAATATCACACAGAACATGGTTTTCATGATCGGTCTACTGGTAACTTGCTTCATAGCCGCCTACCAGGTTGCGACAGGAGAACTTGAAGTTGGCAAGTTTGTCACGTTGATCACGTACATGGGCCAACTTCAAAGTCCTCTCAATTTCTTCGGCACCTTTTACAGGATGATCCAGTCTGCTATGATCAACTCGGAGCGAATGCTTGAGCTGTTCAAGGAGCAACCTACCGTGGTCGACAAAGAAGATGCACAGCCGCTGCCAACATGCGAGGGTAATCTTCGATTCCAGGACGTGCACTTTGCCTACGATCAGCGTAAGCCAGCTTTGACAGGACTTGACTTTCATTGCGAGCCAGGTACCACGACGGCTTTCGTTGGTGAGTCTGGTGGCGGTAAATCAACCGTCTTCCGCCTGCTGTACCGATTCTACAACACCATGTCCGGAAGCATCCAGGTTGACGGACACGACGTGGAAGATCTTACCATCGACTCTGTACGTGGCCACATCGGCGTCGTGCCCCAGGACACTGTACTCTTCAATGAGACACTCATGTACAACCTCAAGTATGCCAACCCCGAGGCAACCGACGAACAGGTACACGAGGCGTGCAGAGCTGCCAGTATTCACGACAAGATCATGACATTCCCGGACAAGTATGAAACCAAGGTCGGTGACCGTGGTCTACGTCTCTCAGGAGGTGAGAAGCAACGTGTTGCTATTGCTCGTACTATTCTGAAGAACCCGCGTATCATCATGCTTGACGAAGCCACCGCAGCGCTCGACACGGAAACAGAACAGCACATCCAGGAAGCTTTCACAACATTAGCAAAGGGTCGCACTATGCTCATCATTGCTCATCGTCTTAGCACAATCACCCACGCTGACCAGATCCTCGTCCTGCACAAGGGCAGGGTCCAGGAGCGGGGCACACATGAGGAATTGCTTGATCGTAATGGACACTATGCTGCAATGTGGAAGAAGCAAATTCGCGCACAGCGAGCGGCTGAACAGGCTCAATACCTCAAGGACA